Proteins from a genomic interval of Ictalurus furcatus strain D&B chromosome 2, Billie_1.0, whole genome shotgun sequence:
- the LOC128604488 gene encoding ferritin, middle subunit → METSQIRQNYHRDCEAAINKMINMELFASYTYTSMAYYFTRDDVALEGFAHFFKENSHEEREHAEKFMSFQNKRGGRIFLQDVKKPERDEWGNGLEAMQCALQMEKTVNQALLDLHKLATDKADPHLCDFLETHYLNKQVETIKKLGDHITNLTKMDAAKNRMAEYLFDKHTLGEKS, encoded by the exons ATGGAGACTTCTCAGATTCGTCAGAACTACCACCGCGACTGCGAGGCCGCCATTAACAAGATGATTAACATGGAGCTTTTCGCCTCCTACACCTACACCTCCATG GCCTACTACTTCACTCGCGATGACGTCGCGCTGGAGGGTTTCGCGCATTTCTTCAAAGAGAACAGTCATGAGGAGCGCGAGCACGCGGAGAAGTTTATGTCCTTCCAGAACAAGAGAGGCGGCCGCATTTTCCTCCAGGACGTCAAG AAACCGGAGCGTGATGAGTGGGGCAATGGACTGGAGGCCATGCAGTGTGCTCTGCAGATGGAGAAGACTGTGAACCAGGCTCTGCTTGACCTGCACAAACTTGCCACTGATAAAGCAGATCCTCAT CTGTGTGACTTCCTGGAGACTCACTACCTGAACAAGCAGGTGGAGACCATAAAGAAACTGGGTGACCACATCACCAACCTCACCAAGATGGATGCTGCCAAAAACCGTATGGCCGAGTACCTGTTTGATAAACACACCCTGGGAGAAAAGAGTTAA